The region GGTCCTGCGCCACGCGGTCGAACTGGGTGTGAACTTTATTGATACAGCTGATTCCTACGGGCCCGAAGTCAGTGAGCGTCTCATCGGCGAGGCTCTGGCGCCATACCCAAAGGGGCTGGTCATCGCCACCAAGGCGGGTCTGACCAGGCAGGGACCCGACAAATGGCTGCCGGTCGCCAGACCGGAGTACCTCCAGCAGCAGGTCGAAATGAGCCTCCGCCGCCTCAAGCTGGAGCGCATCGACCTCTGGCAGCTCCACCGCATCGATCCCAAGGTCCCGGTGGAGGAGTCTCTGGGCGTTATCAAGAAACTTCAGGAAGAGGGCAAGATTCGCCACGTAGGACTCAGCGAGGTCAAGCCGCACGAGATCGACCAGGCCCGCAAGGTCATCGAGATCGTCAGCGTCCAGAATCAGTACAACATCTCCGATCGCAGGCACGAAGACGTCCTCGAATACTGCGAGAAGAACAACCTGGCCTTCATTCCCTGGTTCCCGGTCGCTGCCGGAAAGCTGACCGAATCCGGAGGCGCGCTGGACGCGGCGGCCAAGCGCCACAACGCCACCGTCTCACAGCTCTCGCTCGCCTGGCTCCTCCACCGCTCTCCGGTCATGCTTCCGATCCCCGG is a window of Edaphobacter sp. 12200R-103 DNA encoding:
- a CDS encoding aldo/keto reductase; translated protein: MATQTNANASASGIFSIGGDMPVHRLGYGAMRITGKGIWGEPKDIEGAKKVLRHAVELGVNFIDTADSYGPEVSERLIGEALAPYPKGLVIATKAGLTRQGPDKWLPVARPEYLQQQVEMSLRRLKLERIDLWQLHRIDPKVPVEESLGVIKKLQEEGKIRHVGLSEVKPHEIDQARKVIEIVSVQNQYNISDRRHEDVLEYCEKNNLAFIPWFPVAAGKLTESGGALDAAAKRHNATVSQLSLAWLLHRSPVMLPIPGTSSVEHLEENVGAANVKLSDAEWKEIEEAAK